One region of Epilithonimonas zeae genomic DNA includes:
- a CDS encoding M20/M25/M40 family metallo-hydrolase, protein MKRNSFLTMSAVFFAAQITLTNAQTKSEEKLNPIVQSFVNEVNNNSQLEDMAYELLDGIGPRLVGTPEMLAANNYTADKLKSWGIDANLQQFGTWKGWQRGTTHVDLVYPRTKTLSATQLAWSPATKKAVEAEVVILPKVSSKTEFDKWLPSVKGKIVLMAQYHKIGRSDEQIKEFATPELYEKLKAEKEQAKKDFADYIKTIGYDNTTLPEAFEKAGAAGIAISNWTGIHSTNRIFGAKTKSIPMFDIDLEDYGMLYRMAEKGAKPRIKVDAQSKVLPEAKSFNTIGMIKGSEKPNEYVILSAHLDSWDGAQGATDNGTGTLTMLETMRILKKYYPNPKRTIVVGLWGSEEQGLNGSRGFVADNPEIIKGVQAVFNQDNGTGRVVDISGQGFKDSYAYIGRWLDAAPKKVKDQIKSTFPGIPGGGGSDHASFVAAGVPGFSLSSLNWGYFGYTWHTTKDTYDKIIFDELKNNVILTATLAYMASEDPEFTSREKRVMPNDDKGAVTKWPEVKEPKRSSKDY, encoded by the coding sequence ATGAAGAGAAACTCATTTTTAACAATGTCTGCAGTTTTCTTTGCAGCTCAAATCACCTTAACCAACGCTCAAACTAAATCTGAAGAAAAACTTAATCCAATCGTTCAAAGTTTTGTGAATGAAGTCAATAACAATTCCCAATTGGAAGATATGGCTTACGAACTTCTAGACGGCATCGGACCGCGTCTTGTCGGGACACCAGAGATGTTAGCCGCTAACAATTACACAGCCGATAAATTGAAATCTTGGGGAATCGATGCTAATCTTCAGCAATTCGGAACGTGGAAAGGCTGGCAGCGCGGAACAACACACGTAGATTTGGTTTATCCAAGAACTAAAACATTATCTGCAACCCAATTAGCGTGGAGTCCGGCAACCAAAAAAGCGGTAGAAGCAGAAGTGGTGATTCTTCCGAAAGTATCTTCCAAAACCGAATTTGATAAATGGCTGCCGTCGGTGAAAGGTAAAATCGTTTTGATGGCGCAATATCATAAAATCGGTCGTTCTGATGAACAAATCAAAGAATTTGCAACACCGGAATTGTACGAAAAACTGAAAGCCGAGAAAGAACAGGCTAAAAAGGATTTCGCAGATTATATTAAGACTATCGGATATGATAACACAACATTACCGGAAGCTTTTGAAAAAGCGGGAGCTGCAGGAATTGCCATTTCCAACTGGACAGGAATCCATAGTACCAATCGTATTTTCGGGGCGAAAACGAAATCAATTCCAATGTTCGATATCGATTTGGAAGATTACGGAATGCTCTACAGAATGGCAGAAAAAGGCGCAAAACCGAGAATCAAAGTGGATGCACAATCCAAAGTTCTTCCGGAAGCCAAATCTTTCAACACCATCGGAATGATAAAAGGTTCAGAAAAACCAAACGAATATGTGATTCTTTCCGCTCACCTTGATTCCTGGGACGGTGCTCAAGGGGCAACAGATAACGGAACAGGAACTTTGACGATGCTGGAAACGATGAGAATCCTTAAAAAATATTATCCCAATCCAAAGCGTACCATTGTTGTTGGACTTTGGGGAAGCGAGGAACAAGGACTGAATGGTTCAAGAGGTTTTGTAGCCGACAATCCGGAAATTATCAAAGGCGTGCAGGCAGTTTTCAATCAGGATAATGGAACTGGAAGAGTAGTGGACATCAGCGGACAGGGTTTCAAAGATTCTTATGCTTATATCGGGAGATGGTTGGATGCAGCACCTAAAAAAGTAAAAGACCAGATCAAAAGTACTTTTCCAGGAATTCCCGGTGGAGGTGGTTCCGACCACGCTTCTTTCGTAGCAGCGGGCGTTCCAGGATTTTCGTTGAGTTCACTTAATTGGGGGTATTTCGGTTACACTTGGCACACGACCAAAGATACGTATGACAAAATCATTTTCGATGAGTTGAAAAATAACGTGATTCTGACTGCGACTTTAGCTTATATGGCGTCAGAAGATCCAGAGTTCACAAGCCGTGAAAAGCGCGTGATGCCTAATGATGATAAAGGTGCTGTGACCAAATGGCCCGAAGTGAAAGAACCGAAAAGAAGCAGTAAAGATTATTAA
- a CDS encoding 3-ketoacyl-ACP reductase, whose translation MNLKGKNAIITGGGRGLGKAVAQILANEGVNVGITGRNENYLKIAVNELKQTGVKVAYAVFSVDNELEVKAGIESLANELGGIDILVNNAGIGDFGSIEEMASDVWEQVIRTNLFGVYYTAKAVYPFLKEKGQGDIVNVASTAGLKGGPNMSAYAASKAAVVSLSQSMMAEWRKQNIRVITLTPSTIASDMSINGGLTDGNPDKVLQPEDFAEWVRDILKMNRRALIANGSIFSTNP comes from the coding sequence ATGAATCTTAAAGGTAAAAATGCCATTATCACAGGAGGTGGAAGAGGACTTGGAAAAGCTGTAGCTCAGATTCTTGCCAACGAAGGTGTGAACGTTGGTATCACGGGAAGAAACGAAAATTATCTCAAAATAGCAGTTAACGAACTGAAACAAACCGGCGTGAAAGTAGCTTACGCAGTTTTCAGTGTTGATAACGAATTAGAAGTTAAAGCAGGAATCGAATCTTTAGCAAACGAATTAGGCGGAATCGATATTTTGGTCAACAATGCAGGAATCGGTGACTTTGGAAGCATCGAGGAAATGGCTTCGGATGTTTGGGAACAAGTGATTAGAACCAATCTTTTCGGCGTTTATTACACAGCTAAAGCCGTTTATCCGTTTTTGAAAGAAAAAGGACAAGGTGACATCGTGAATGTTGCTTCCACAGCAGGATTGAAAGGCGGACCGAATATGTCGGCTTATGCGGCTTCCAAAGCGGCTGTCGTTTCCCTTTCACAGTCGATGATGGCAGAGTGGAGAAAGCAGAATATTCGTGTAATTACGCTGACACCGAGTACCATTGCTTCCGATATGAGCATCAATGGCGGTTTGACGGACGGTAATCCGGATAAGGTTCTTCAGCCAGAAGATTTTGCAGAATGGGTAAGAGATATCCTGAAAATGAACAGACGCGCATTGATTGCTAATGGTTCTATTTTCTCGACGAATCCTTAA